From Fusarium musae strain F31 chromosome 8, whole genome shotgun sequence:
GTCTCACAGGAGCCAGCCGAATATTCGCGGTGACAGTACGTAATGTAATCTGCGCACTCTTTGCCACCGCGAGTTGCGCTGACGATGAAACGTTTTTGGAAGAGCCTAGCATCGAAAGGCTTGCCGTCGACatagatggagatgatgagaatggttTTTCCCCAGGGGAACTTGAAGTCAGATGAGATTCTGAAGCGAATGGCGAAGTGGGAGTCAGCACGAGACTCAATGTAGCATTGATTGTGCTCGATGCGTTGATGCCCGGTTGCGTCGATGAGAGGAGGGAAATACGAGGGCTGGGGGATGTGCTCTGTGGCCAGCTCACCGTCCACGAGAACGGAGATGTTCAGGCCTGGGAGAACAGGAAGGACTGCCATTGTGGGAAACAAGAAAGTGAAAGAAAGATGTATACGTTGAGGAGATGCGTCTTGAAAAGAAGTAAATGGGTGTAAAGACGACGTATCAGTAGGCaagagaagacaagaagaacgacaGCTGGTGAGTAGACTGATGTCTAAGTGCAACGCTTTCTAGAACGGGTAAGTTTCTGGAAGGGATGGAAGAACCTTAAAAGAGGGAACGGCTAGCCCGGTCTCATGGGATACAGAGAACCGTTACGTCAGATACTGTCCCCTGCTCCATTTGGCTTCCCTGCATGGAACATTTCTAGAAGCCTGGGACACGCAGAAGCAATACGTGGCTTGCTGCGACACTTGACGATAGCATCGCAGCAGATTCAACAGAAAGCGATGGCTTTCATTGGAGGAACGGGTGGTTTGTGGCGTGTGTATTGGTTTCGGTAACAGTTGAAGAATCCAATTCAACGGTCTTGGCGTAACATTGAATGCGCGTGGCTTGTATTTGAAGACGGTGAACTGTGGTTTAGACGGTCACGTTTGAGCTTATGATTGGCTATCtcagaggaaaagaagaagtggcTTGCAGCAGACATGCTTTTACAGGGTCAGGGTCAGGGGTCAAAGGACTGATTTGTGTGAAAGAAGAGATGCTCTGTTTTGTTTATTACATCTGATCGTGGGGACAGTTGAAATGAGAGCATTCAGGAAGTTTGTGTGCAACTTACTGGGTAGTGTTTAAAGTCTAACCTGGGGAGTGGTGACTTTGAACTTGCTGTCACCACAACTACCGTAAACACGTAAGGAAGCGTGCTCAGATTCAATCATCCTAAGCTACTGAATGCGATATCCTCCCAGGGAGGGGAGGACTACAAAAATAGGCTAGGACTGTTTATCAGGCGCTAGCATGTTGGTCAACGTGTTCCTCACGGTACCATTGTGAGAAACAGTGCAGTTGAAGTACCATGTCTACTGTATATCCCTGAAATCCGGAAACCAGCCAATCATGTACACATCCACACAGTTCAAGCCAGTAGGTCGTTTGGATGTACAGTGCGACAACAATAACAGACTGCGAAAACTGATATATCAGAAACGGCCCGGCGAACAGCAGTCAACACACTATGGCTGTCTCGCTTAGCTCGACAAAAGCAACCACAATAGCAAGCGATCCCTTGATCTCCGCAGTGAATGACATTAGATGCAGGGCCCTGAAGACCAGCGAGCCAATGCGGTCTGAGAATCTTGTTGCACAGACTCTCCCAAGAAACGAAAGTGTCAAACGTGCAATTATCGTCAACAGACTGTTTGGAGGTAGTAAATGTGGCTGAATatgaagaaaaggagagcTACGCTATTTAAGAATGACCCTTTTTGATAGAAAATCGGGGTAAAATGGAGTGAAATACAGGATAGGAAAGCTCAAGACTCCCTTATGAACTCCGACATGCTGATGGCTGGACCGGTAAACGAATTGCTATGCCACCTTTACTGATTGTGAGATCCATCCAAATTGCCACGGTATGAGCAACAAGGCCATGTCGCTCTCTTACTCTGGGTTTCTTTGTTCCAAACTGCAATACAGTTTCTTTGCCATTTTCCACCCCACTGCTCGGATGTTTCATGCAACGCAGGGTTGGAGACTGATGTCATGGGGAAGACTTCCCATTGAATCAATTCATTTAATGAATGAATGTGAATATATTCCTCTTTGTTCAATTTCTGTGACTTTCCATCATGCACGAAGAAATGGATCATTGTCTCTGCCAACTGTGGAGTTCTTTGTAGCTTCTGCGCGCGGCAACTCTGTCAATggctttataaatagattcAACCAAGAGTTCTTTGTGCTTAGTCGAAGAAAATAGCCTGTGTACCCTGACAATGGCGCGGGTCGTACATTTGTCATTGATGTCTTTGTTTCAAGGTACGACCTGGCCCTTCGCCTCAATCACACATTGCGACTTCCTGACGAGGTCCAGTGCGGTATCAAAGATTCGTCAACAACTCATAAATCGCATCGCTACCCTAATTTACTTTGGTCCCAATTTAATCATCACAAGAGTCAGCTGTTCCATTCGTATCAACCAGCCATTTTACGTACTCAGTATCGCTATACATGCCGCTATAATTACACTAGCAATATGCATACTTCCAACCAGCCTATTGCCTTACTTCCTCCGACTTGTGAAGGTCTCCCTTCCACCTCAATAAGACCCAGTGCTCGCCAAGCCGAGCCTGGCCACGATGAGGGGCTCACCACCGATAACGAGCCCCCGCGccaccatctcatcaaccgcTATTGGAAAGTTGTATTCATCCTGACAATACTCCTCTTCGTATTCACCCCTGCACGTCCTGCCATCCCAAAGAAGCTCGATGAGGATATCCTGCTCCAAATGGCCCGTCGCATGAACAGCCTAGCCGTTCCCTGCCCCAGGGATCTACCACGAAATATCAAAGACTATCCCCCTCCTGATCAACAAACTATTGCGACACTCGcagagtttgagaagctACCTCAGGAGTATTTACGACAAGGCCACGGACTATACTGCCGTCTGATGAATCCAGATTCTCCCTGGTCCAGCGACTTTCGTTATATCTACGCACTGCCCGAGGACATTGTCAGATACCTTTTGATCGAGACCAACACGTCAATATTTGATGAACCTATCGTTGCCCCAATCTTTGAGCGAAGCAGACGCATCGTGCTTGTCGAGAAGGAAAGGAGGCGCAGATTGGCGAGGATCATTGAACGAAAGATTGAGGAGTTGTATATCCAGAAGGGCCTTGGCTCGATGAACGAATAAGTGGCAAGGGTGAAGTGCCTTGGAATAATTGTTTTTTTGGTGACTCCGATTAGATACAGTGTGATATGTTTTTATTCGAGGTTTAGATAACAATAGCAGAAAGTAAACATTGTAGCTAATTGGAAATACAGAGCTAAGATGACCTTTAGCATTGTGAATTAACTGTCTCAGAAATTGCAGCTTTTCGGTCAATTATTATAGTTGTTTCTGCTGTACCAATTTGTGAATTATGCATCCGAACAAAGAGAACTCCAAGTAAAATACAGGTCTGATTGATGGGGTATAAATTAACATTAGGCATGCGTTTAGAGTCTTCACGGGACACAAGGACACTTCACCACTTGACAAAGAGTATGGTCCACGTAAGGGAAGTCAATTCATGAGCCCAAGGCACCGCCTTTGTCGAGTATGGGACTACCATTCACCTGCCTTAGTGAAAGAGAATATATTCACACAGAGACAAGGACAGGTCGATATAAACtcatagtatataaaatgcAATTTAAATGGTCTTACAGCTCAATCTCTTCCACCGTAACAACGCCGACGACATCTCTGACTCATCTGGACCAACACTCAGTCATGCCTTACAACTCGGAAAAGAACACTCGCCTTCGCGCTCGACAGCTACAGCTTCTCTATGTGCTGCACAAGGACATCCCATATCCCTACGCAGACCAGATCACAAGTGAGGACATTGCTCTGGCCAATGCTCTTGAGCCCTGCTGGACGCATAGCCTCGCCTCACCGAAGCACGTTCTCACCTACCCTTGGGAGTGGGTTATGAAGAAGGGGTCTCTTGCTGCTGTACTTCGCAGGTTCCGTGTGAAGGCCAAGAAACTGCTCGATGCTCAGCCGCTGCTTGATAAATCAGATTTCGAGATCTAAACAGTGACACGTGACGTtttcagaagaagaaattgCATCAATTTGCGATGAGTCAAACGGGGATATAGGATAAAACAAAGTTTGACGAGATTATTGAGAAGCGAAGGCATAACTCTGTCTCCTATCTGAGTGAGCCCAACTAAGTCTCGGAATGGATTCTAACTAACCAGTTTTAAGACAGTGATTAAATCAATTCCTTCCATTACATGGACTGGGAAGGTTGAGGACGGAGAGCATCAGGTTGGTAAATATATTGAGGTTGCCTTTCAAGGCCATGGGATTAGTTGAGGCTAGAGAATATCTGTGCATAGTGTAACTCAGAGCCAGGAAAGGATTATTGAATTGTCTAAGCTATTTCGCCCTTCCTGAAAACAGTCATACAGAATTAAGTATTGCAATGACCCTTTTGATAGGGGAGCACAGCATAGATATGCATACTCCATGCAGCCAAGATAAGCAATGAGATGCCGAGTAAAGGCTCTGGTGACATACCACCACAACCTGAATCTCTACGACCCATTTTCAACCCAAAAGCCAACAAATAATTTATCCTCAAACCAAACAAAGACAAGGTAAAAGATGTGAATTGACGAGAGAACTGTAGTCTCTGCATGCTTCCCCGCATCCGTGAGAATTGGCCACCAACTTCTGTCTAACCAATCACTGCCCGCAAAACAAACAAGGATGATATCCCTCATACTAACCCCCATCACCAATCCCCACTCCACTCCTTGCACATCATCAGCCATGCGCCTCGTCAACACCAAAAGCATCCAACTCGAGTTCCTCGCCGACGACAATGTGCCCGACTACGCCATCCTATCCCACACCTGGGAGCAGGAAGAGGTCCTCTTCCAAGACATGGGAAGCGATAGCGCCAAGTTGAAAAAGGGCTACGCTAAGCTCGAGAGCTGCTGTCGCGTGGCGCGAGAGAATGGGTTTGAGTATATCTGGGACGATACCTGCTGCATCGACAAGACGAGCAGTGCAGAACTGAGTGAAGCTATCAACTCGATGTATCGGTACTATCAAGAGGCTAGCATTTGTTATGGATACCTCGCGGATATTTCTACCGTTTCCGAAATCCCGAATAGTAGATGGTTTACCAGAGGTTGGATGCTACAGGAGCTCATTGCGCCAAGATCAATGATCTTCTTCGACAAACATTGGCGTGAGTTGGGCACCAAGAGCAGCTTGGTGCAGGTACTATCGCAGAGAACAAGCATACCTGAATCTATTCTCTGTGACAGCGAAGAGCTAGAGACGACTAGCATCGCGCAGAGAATGTCGTGGGCTGCTGATAGAGTCACAACAAGAAAGGAAGACAGGGCATATTCCCTCATGGGTATCTTTGGCATTAACATGCCCCTCCTCTACGGAGAAGGTGACAAGGCCTTCTAtcgtcttcaagaagagatcATGCGCGTATCAGACGACCACAGCCTCTTCGCCTGGAAAGCCACCACTTCTCGCGGCGGTTTACTTGCCCCGACACCAGCTGCGTTCAAGCACTCGGGTGACATCATCCCGTGGAATCCATTCACGCCGTATAATAGTCCATTCACGATTACTAATAAAGGGGTGCACATGCAGGCGCCGTTTATTGCGCAGGATACCTCGGGGAGGGGCCTTTTTGTTCTTCATTGTACGAGGATTGGGACGAGGGATAAGTTGATTGCGGTGCATTTGAGGGATGTGTTTTTAACCATGGAGCATTTTGAGAGATGCAGGACTGATGAGTTGGAGTGGATTGACTTGAACAGCTTCAATCTCACTCAATACCCCGTGAAGTCTCTGTGTATACGGCTCCACCTCCCATCAATCTCCCGAATGGCACGACAAAAGGGAGGGCAGGCTGATACACTATCCGAATCTAGTACAGTCGTTGAGCGCAATACCCTGTCATCACTTGCAGAAGCCGCGTCAGCAGGCGATGCTGGGTCAGTCTGGTACCTCCTAGCTCAAGATCCATCCGGGACGATGCACGATGAGGCCCGGTCCACGATATGTCTTGCAGCTCGTGGTGGCCATGAGCGCCTCGTCAGCCAGCTTTTGGCAAGAAGAGACACAGCACATCTTATCATAGACGACCAAGCCCGAACTGCACTGTCCCACGCTGCAGAGTGCGGCCAGGAAGCTATTGTTAGATTCATCCTGTCCAGCGCTACAATCCATCCTGATACAAGGGATGTACATGGATTAAGTGCGTTGTGGTACGCGGTGTATCACAAACAATCTGCTTGTGCAAAACTGCTTCTCCAGAAAGGTTTGGTATCTGGCCATGTCGGCGGCGACGGCAACACCCAAACCGCACTTTGGCACGCTGTCTCATACGGCGATCTCGACCTCGTGAAACTCCTCCTGCAGAACAAAGCACTCCAATCTACTGGCGGCGAACCAGCCCTCTGCGCAGCAGTCTCAAACCAACACTTCGCCATAACCGACCTCCTTCTCCAGCACGGCGCCGACCCCGACGAACGAGATTCCAAGCGCCGATCCCCACTGCAGATCGCCTGCAGACAGGACAACCACGAGATAGTAGCCCTGCTGATGAGACACGGCGTCAACGCTGACGTGCTGGACACTGCGGGTAAGACAGAACTGGCGTTTGCGACGTTGATTGGTAATAAGACGCTGGTCAAAGTTTTGTTGGAGAATGGGGCGAATCCGAGGGCCAAGTGTGCGAATGGCAAGACGGCGGCGGCTTATGCGACGGGgcaggagatgaagagcttgattGGGAATCAGAGGTGGTATAAGACTTTGCTTGATAGGACGAGTACGAATCGGTCGGCGATGTCGTGATGGTGGTGTGTTTGTGCGTTTGGATGGAAGCAGAGGGCTCTTGGGATATGTGAGATGATGCCTAAATCGAGCCGTCGTCAGTCCAGTTGAGAAAAGAAGGACGATGCATTTAGCAGAAAGCCGTAAAAGAGGGATCGCATCTTAGACCGCTCAAGGTCACGAAGCACGTCTGAATGACTCTCTGACTCTGTAGATGCGGTCTTGACTCTGGTGATGGaatggctcttgagaagcatgcaagaagaggatgagcgtGATCGACCTTGCGCATGGATACTCAGAGAAGCGAGTGCAGAAGCAGATGAAGTGGACTGGATGAGTGCAGAAACGGAATGTGCCGAGTAGCGTCAATACTCATTGGGTCATGGAATGGGTATTACATGACCCGTAGCAATGACCAGCTCGCGCAGGATAATAGTGGGAAATAGGGAATTATCAGGGCGTGGCGTTCTCCATGTGCCTGGAGAGAAACATCCCGCGAGCAACCACGTACACAAGTCAATCAAGTCCGCTTGGGCGCCGACTTGGCTCAGGTTCCCAAGAGACTGCGACCTTCTCAGTTTGAAGTTTCCTTCTTGTTCGATCGGTGCAGAGCTCGGGTGTCGTATCTCCGCTCGTTTTGATTCGGTCCGCTTTGAAGCACTTCGATGTCTCGGCTCGTGTTCGTGGCAAACTGTTGAAGATATCGATCAGCATTGTCTGTTGATATCAACGGCGGATGGCGCTTTGGGGGCGCGTACTAAGATATGTCAAGTCACTGAACTCATTGTCTGAAGTCGAGCCCGCTGCTCAGTTGCTTCTTCTACGTCCTCCGCCTTTTCGATGTCCCTGGATCTGTCAACCCTTGCAATGCTGTAGTTTCTCTTTGCTTGAGAGGCCCTGGCAAGAGCCGACAAGTTTTTGTGCATCGCGCGCCTTACCTCGTTGCTAAACTCCGCCCTGCGTTTCAGCATCCTCTCTCTGCCGCGGAgatctcctcagcctcgtcaCGCGAAGCGCTCTGCGAGAGAAgttactttacttactaatcTTCACCGCCGTGATGGGCGAGCTAGCGGGTGAGACTATTCGCAGAGGGGAGCGTTCGGGACCGAGGTGTTTGTCAGGAAACTTGGGGTCAAGAAGGCGGTCTTTCGGTCGGCAGGCGTTGTGAAGGGAAACGAAAATGCGTTGCTACGGCATCAGATCTGGGACGCAAGCTCTGCCTCACCACACCCTTGACCTCGAATCCTTCAACACTGAACCACCATCTACTTTAGTGCGACGTTTGAGTCTGGCCGTGATCACAGTGACAAGAAATTTATTGCAAGACGCAGAATGTCCACGATGGTCATGTTCTGGGGTGCTTGTGCATTCAAGAGGTTACAACTACAAACACACTTCACAATTTCACTAGGAACTTTTGTCTGGCTTCAACGCTGATTTATTCAGAACCACAGGAAACCACATGTGATTAACAGACTGTATACAGAACATTCCATTTTCCCAACCATCTTTGTCTTGCCCTGGTACTACACCCATGTAACCGGAATAATAAATTTGGTCCCCCCAAGTTCCTCATCCgtatggtggtggtggtgcttgtTGAATCATGGCTGGTATTTCGCGATCATTTGGGTGGCTTGGGAAAATGTTAGCAGTCAGGTCATCAACGTCCAGCGAACCAAGTAGTGACTTACTGTGGTAGGGAAGACCGCTGGCTCTAGTTGGAGCTTTCTTTGGCTTCAGGTTCCCCCGCCTTAGCGGCCTCAAGCTgttgcttgagcttctcattcAGCTCCAGCTGTTTGGTaagctcctcctcagctgAGCGCCAGAAGTCAAAGTACCTCTCCGCCCGCTCCTCTGCCAaggagagcttcttcttcaagtcctcATTGTCAATGGCGAGGTGGCCATTGGTTTCCACAAGCGCGTCATTCTGGTCATTTAGATACTTGTTCTCGTCAGAAATGATCGCCACCTTCTCCCGAAGGgcgtcaagctcaaggcgaTCAACTGGTAGGTCCACGGACATGATCGCAGTGCTGAAAGTTTGAGTTGGCGTGAAAGGGGTATAGAGTTGGATTGTGTTTTGTGGATGATACGACGGATAGAGGATTTGAGTGTGAAtgttggaagaagagaaaatgtGGAAAATTGGTTGAGGGCTGTGGGGTCTCAATATTTGGGCATTCTGGCTGACACTGTCAGGACCAGATTGGATTGCTTAGCGAGCTTTGACACTGTCAGGAACTGGCAGCTTTAGTAGGCCCCTTCCCTAAAGTTGAGAACTGAAGCCACCGAGACTACCCAGGCGGTACTCTTCATAGAGGTTCTGGTGTACGCGGAAGAGGATGCAACCGAAGCTAAATGCACTCTCCGGCGAAGTCTTGAGCCCCCAAATATACTCGTCAGTCGGAGATGGCTGCGTCACTTCGACAAAGCACCAAAGGTCTCAACCAAAAAGCCCAATTTTCACTACTTTTTGTTCAGCCATTGCTTTACGATGTACTCGAGAACCGCTTGTTGTTGTCCGCTAGAGGTGgaacatgatgatgtcgagaacGAACAAGCCAGCCCTCTCAtcgttgagaagctgaagaacaaACGCCCAGGTGGTGAACAAAGAGTCAGTATGTTTACTGGAACCTCTATGTAGGCCAGCCGCCATCCTTTTCCATCTGACAACTGCGAACATGACTGACCTCTGATGTTCAAGCAGTATCCTCCACCGAAATGAATCCAAACCTTGGAGCGACATCACAATACCACGAAGATGTCACCCTCTTTCCCGATACCTCTACCATCcgctcatcctcatctccaaTCGCTCAGTAAACGCGAAGTGCCCAAGCACCAATACCAATACCTTGGAAGTGTAGAACGAAATCGCGAGAAGCCCTCAGGGGATCATCCAGCACCTGGTTTGCGAACAGCGGCTCCTGTCAACAAGTCTACGTTGTATCCTTAAGGTGCTGAACCTCTATATTTGCTTCATCGGCATTATGATTTCTTCTGGATCGAGTCCCTGCGCAAAACTTCCCACAAAGCATTCTGTTTTGTAACAGATTCCGCCTCTCATCTCCCAGCGATTAAGCTGCATGCTTCTCAGCGCATCATCTGGGGGTCCATCTGCCCGAAGTGACTGTGTGTGCCGGCTTATGAACAACGCGTCGACCGTGAGGGTAATATGAAAAGAGACGTCTTTGTTACTTCCACTACGCTTCTCAAATATATCCATAGTGCTTCAGGTGGCAGTGCAGGGGAGTTCAAGACTCAGTAGGCGATCGATGTCCTGGCTTGGATTGGGCGTCTCTCCTCCACTCGAAGTAGATTCGTAGAAGATGCCAACCGGCCCGGAAAGATCAACCCTTATCTACTCCTTTCAGCTCAACCACATATAATGGTTGAAATGATCCCATCGCAATGCCCTTGGTGTAAATTTCAATGCTCAATTGTTAAAAGAACTCACGAACTACCGAGCTGTCTAAGGTTGCCTCTCTATCACACATAATGTAGAGTTAGAATGGCCCTCGACATCGTTATTCTGTCGCAGATCCCGGTAGCAGCACAAGACCAGAACGCAAACCTGGGAACAGATCACACAGTTAAGACAACGCACTGAATCTGCAAATGTCTATGGTCGTGACAAAGCTGTCTTCTTGACATAAGACCTGGATGGACAAtgtaaaagttatttatgaTAAGCTCCAGATGTCCCGCAACCTGTTTGCCCTTTTGTCGTTGCCTGAGTCGCTGCCCGTCGCTCAGGAACTTCTTCCCCTTTTGATGGACTGATGCAGTTGAGCGACGTCGCTTGGTCCAGACTTTCAGTTGGACATAAAAGACTACATGAGAGCTTGTTGGCTGACTGGATTCTATCGCTGTATTGAAGCTATGTTCATGTCGGGAGCGTTGGTAACTGATCTCAATTGCTGTGCAGTCAGTAATGTCATTTTCAATGAACAGCCAACCCAACCGGCGCTCAACAGTGCACCTAGTTACAGGGCCCTTTAGTGGATTCGCTGGTGGTCATTCCCTGAAGCATCAGGATTGGCTTAGCGCTTGGCGATTGACCAACCATTCCTCGTCTTGACTTCTTGGCACACCTCGCACCTCGATGTTGTAGCCCTCGATTCAAGTGATCTTTAACAATGCGTTGACCCAGTTTCCCGCTCCATCTAATTTTGCCGGTCTTTGACTcttacctttttttcttgtctctccgCCTGCTCAATTGTTCTTGACAATG
This genomic window contains:
- a CDS encoding hypothetical protein (EggNog:ENOG41), whose product is MSVDLPVDRLELDALREKVAIISDENKYLNDQNDALVETNGHLAIDNEDLKKKLSLAEERAERYFDFWRSAEEELTKQLELNEKLKQQLEAAKAGEPEAKESSN
- a CDS encoding hypothetical protein (EggNog:ENOG41); its protein translation is MHTSNQPIALLPPTCEGLPSTSIRPSARQAEPGHDEGLTTDNEPPRHHLINRYWKVVFILTILLFVFTPARPAIPKKLDEDILLQMARRMNSLAVPCPRDLPRNIKDYPPPDQQTIATLAEFEKLPQEYLRQGHGLYCRLMNPDSPWSSDFRYIYALPEDIVRYLLIETNTSIFDEPIVAPIFERSRRIVLVEKERRRRLARIIERKIEELYIQKGLGSMNE